GTTGTAGCTTATATTATAACCATTTTAAGCGTGCTATTGCCTCTTAAGCGTCTCAGCAAAATAAACGCGGTAGAACTAATTAAACGAGCCGTATAAACCCCTTTCCCTTTATAATTCGCTCCCGATATTTTGCCAAATAGATTCCCGTATCTTTCCCGTATCGCAATATGGGAACGATATGGGAATGATACAAGATGCATATCCCCGCCAGGAAAGGAATTTTTTAGAAAATACATCCTGCGAAGGCAGTTAAATTTGCAAAACGATATCACCTTTACCAGGCAACCTATCCCTTTTCTTCCAATTTCTTCAGCGTTTTCTTCATTTCTTCTTGACGCCAAGAGCGTTTGCGAAAAAAAAGGTAACTATGCAAACTATAGATGTTTTACCGATAATTCTCGGGCTGCTTATCTTACCCTGCCTGTTTTCTTGCGTGCAGGCAAAGGGAAATATGTATCCTCTTGATTCCAAATACATTAAGGCAGAAGAGCTGAATGCGGAGCTGGATCAAATCGTGCAAATTAAGCCGGAATATGCCGAAAAAAGGATTATCGGTTTCAGTAACGCTGAAAATCTACCTGTTTATGCTTTGCAATTAGGGAAAAAAGATGCTGCTAAGGCAATTTTGGTAATTGGCCAACATCACGGTGAAGAAGTTTTGGGAGTTAATATTTCGCTTGCTTTGGCGGAAAGGTTGTTAAGCGGCTACTCAAATGCGGAAAATAAATCTCATCTTTTAGAGCATTACCAGGTTTGGATAATTCCCACTTTGAATCCCGAGGGCTTTAGGATTGTAAGTTCCGGAATACTAAGAAATAAACGCAAAAATAACCGCGATACCAATAATAATCATCAGCTTGATTTACGCACCGACGGAGTAGATTTAAACCGTAATTATCCTGTTTTCTGGGAACTGGATACGGAAATGGAAAGCAACAGCCCCTATTATAAGGGTTCTGAACCCTCCTCCGAAAGTGAAATAAAAGCCATCATCACGCTGGCTCAACAACAAAACTTTGCTTTGGCAATATTCTTGCATAGTTCCATTTCCGGCGTTAGCAGCGAAAAAATATTCCTGCCTGCCAAGGGAAACGGCTCGGAGCTTTTTCAAAAGGCATCTTCTTTAGCCGCTGTTTATGCTGCTTCTGCTAAAAAGGACTATTTGAAAGGAAATTATGAGGTCTATACAGGTTCCACCTCTGAAGT
The Candidatus Cloacimonas sp. DNA segment above includes these coding regions:
- a CDS encoding M14 family metallopeptidase; protein product: MQTIDVLPIILGLLILPCLFSCVQAKGNMYPLDSKYIKAEELNAELDQIVQIKPEYAEKRIIGFSNAENLPVYALQLGKKDAAKAILVIGQHHGEEVLGVNISLALAERLLSGYSNAENKSHLLEHYQVWIIPTLNPEGFRIVSSGILRNKRKNNRDTNNNHQLDLRTDGVDLNRNYPVFWELDTEMESNSPYYKGSEPSSESEIKAIITLAQQQNFALAIFLHSSISGVSSEKIFLPAKGNGSELFQKASSLAAVYAASAKKDYLKGNYEVYTGSTSEVGNARNYFFHRYGTPAFLVEIGGKNKRGQSIIHPSNAMLEKVVAKNVKAMMNVFTELETQEAK